The Effusibacillus lacus region GATTTTCAGAAACGCTACTCCACCAATCTGCCCATCTCCCTTCATGAGTTTTTGTACCCGCTGATGCAAGGATACGATTCCGTGGCCATGGAGGCGGATGTGGAGTTGGGGGGCACCGATCAGAAATTCAATCTGCTTATGGGCCGGATGCTGCAGAAAGAGTATGGCCAGGAGCAGCAAATTGCGATCATGATGCCGATTCTTGAAGGGATAGACGGCGTTCAGAAGATGTCCAAATCTCTTGGCAACTATATTGGCATTAATGAACCTCCCAATGAACAATACGGGAAAACCATGTCGATTCCCGATGAGTTGATGGTTAAGTATTACGAACTGGTTACCGACGTTACAGTCGATGAATTGGGTAAGATTCGCAAGGGACTTGCCGATGGCACTCTCCATCCTCGTGATGCCAAAATGCGCCTTGCACGCACTATCGTGGCACGCTACCACGGGGAAGAAGCGGCCCGTGCAGCTGAAGAGCATTTTAAAACGGTTTTTCAACAGGGTGCCATTCCGGAAGATATCCCGGAAGTCCGATTGGAGCCAGGGGATTATTGGATTGTGAAACTGTTGACCGACACGAAACTCTGCCCTTCCAACGGGGAAGCCAGACGCATGGTTTTACAGGGCGGAGTGAAAATCAACCAGGAAAAAGTGGACAATGTCGA contains the following coding sequences:
- the tyrS gene encoding tyrosine--tRNA ligase — encoded protein: MSETVEQRDPKVEQELQRQLTVIRQGTAEIVPEDELIKKLRRSLTTNKPLIVKLGVDPSGADLTLGHTVVLNKMRQFQNLGHRVQLLIGDFTGMIGDPTGKSETRKQLTREEVLENAKTYAEQAFKVLDPEKTEILYNSSWLAPLTFKDVVRLTSTMTVARMLEREDFQKRYSTNLPISLHEFLYPLMQGYDSVAMEADVELGGTDQKFNLLMGRMLQKEYGQEQQIAIMMPILEGIDGVQKMSKSLGNYIGINEPPNEQYGKTMSIPDELMVKYYELVTDVTVDELGKIRKGLADGTLHPRDAKMRLARTIVARYHGEEAARAAEEHFKTVFQQGAIPEDIPEVRLEPGDYWIVKLLTDTKLCPSNGEARRMVLQGGVKINQEKVDNVDARVHLEDGMILQVGKRKFVKIRL